The following proteins are encoded in a genomic region of Nitratireductor sp. GISD-1A_MAKvit:
- a CDS encoding response regulator transcription factor, producing MTLSGISQQFQHLTEGIGAESFQLHSISSRNRPKLGFCLGHRSRRGRSIDEDEVDRLPRRFAEKLSDTFHPLVWGIELKDKELDTHWEMISAPVDENGLALPLSTEQRHQGVIIFLGSDIHLERNTLLDLHGQCHALFAQMMECQPFPITCNGPTISNRELQCLKLTANGLTSEEIAKRLGLSVHTANQYLANTTQKLDAVNRVHAVAKALRTGLID from the coding sequence ATGACGCTTTCGGGAATTTCTCAGCAATTTCAACATCTTACCGAAGGAATTGGAGCAGAAAGCTTCCAGTTGCATTCAATCAGCAGCCGCAACAGGCCAAAACTTGGTTTTTGCCTCGGTCATCGAAGCAGGCGGGGGAGGTCCATCGATGAAGATGAAGTGGACCGATTACCCAGACGCTTTGCGGAGAAACTTTCAGACACGTTTCATCCCCTCGTCTGGGGGATTGAACTGAAGGACAAGGAGCTCGACACGCACTGGGAAATGATTTCAGCGCCGGTCGATGAAAATGGGCTGGCCCTCCCCTTGTCCACCGAGCAGCGCCATCAAGGCGTCATTATCTTCCTGGGCAGCGATATTCACCTTGAGCGCAATACGCTGCTTGACCTCCATGGCCAATGTCACGCTCTCTTCGCCCAGATGATGGAATGCCAGCCATTTCCGATCACCTGTAATGGCCCGACGATCTCAAATCGTGAACTTCAGTGTCTGAAGCTGACGGCCAACGGTCTTACCAGCGAAGAAATCGCCAAGAGGCTCGGCCTGTCAGTCCACACGGCCAACCAATACCTCGCAAACACCACCCAGAAGCTTGACGCAGTAAACCGCGTTCATGCGGTGGCAAAGGCCCTTCGCACCGGGCTTATCGACTAA
- a CDS encoding helix-turn-helix transcriptional regulator, with protein MKAETQQRQDGLHKKSVSRRDLSAFARNYSNTAGSAAYLVAEAAPDGATGLANILVSNWSFDTIEDVGMAAITRLIDSTVSTFPGSAPHGWHPLALTALLACDEIACLCDHDHQEMYLLKLPTGKKRYIALISSAEAGTIDTMELSRFQIGLCHLLSGLRTKTEMVGEPLSERERECLYWASEGKTADEVSLIINVSSNTVNSYVAHAIHKLAARNRAMAIATAIRHRLI; from the coding sequence ATGAAAGCTGAGACACAACAGAGACAGGACGGCCTTCACAAAAAATCGGTCAGCCGCCGTGATCTCAGCGCCTTTGCCCGCAACTACAGTAATACGGCCGGGAGTGCGGCCTATCTCGTCGCCGAGGCAGCCCCTGATGGTGCAACCGGCCTGGCCAACATTCTCGTTTCGAACTGGAGCTTTGACACGATTGAAGATGTCGGGATGGCGGCGATCACGCGGCTCATCGACAGCACCGTTTCCACATTTCCCGGCTCTGCCCCGCACGGCTGGCATCCTCTCGCTCTCACCGCTCTTCTGGCCTGTGACGAGATTGCCTGCCTGTGTGACCACGACCACCAGGAGATGTATCTGCTCAAGCTTCCCACCGGAAAAAAGCGCTATATCGCGCTGATTTCGAGCGCGGAAGCCGGCACGATCGATACCATGGAGCTTTCTCGTTTTCAGATCGGGTTATGCCATCTTCTGTCGGGACTGCGAACAAAAACGGAGATGGTTGGCGAACCACTTTCTGAACGCGAGCGTGAGTGTCTCTATTGGGCATCCGAAGGCAAGACGGCTGATGAAGTCTCACTCATCATCAACGTGTCTTCCAATACGGTGAACAGCTATGTTGCCCATGCAATTCACAAGCTTGCCGCAAGAAACCGCGCCATGGCCATCGCAACAGCCATTCGCCATCGGTTAATATAA
- a CDS encoding ABC transporter ATP-binding protein, which produces MTALDLKNIQKSYGATKVIHGIDLKVEDGEFIVFVGPSGCGKSTLLRMIAGLENITGGDMFIGGQRVNDIPPSQRGIAMVFQSYALYPHMTVYDNMAFGMKIAKAPKEDIERRVRAAAEILQLTPYLDRLPKALSGGQRQRVAIGRAIVRNPRVFLFDEPLSNLDAALRVATRIEIAKLKSSMPETTMIYVTHDQVEAMTLADRIVVLSAGRIEQVGAPIELYEKPANLFVARFIGSPAMNILPVRIEQAGGQTVVSLSDRQTTIPIPSPEGLTGTSAHLGVRPEDLRVCEDDESLFEGEVHFVERLGEVTNVYVNVKGVDEAIIVKCPGIGHHARGDRLKIGASPEKMHLFGENGRSLLSI; this is translated from the coding sequence ATGACAGCGCTCGACCTGAAGAACATTCAGAAAAGCTATGGTGCGACCAAGGTCATCCACGGCATAGATCTTAAGGTTGAAGACGGCGAATTCATCGTCTTTGTGGGCCCCTCGGGCTGCGGGAAATCCACACTGCTGCGCATGATCGCCGGTCTTGAAAACATCACTGGCGGCGACATGTTCATCGGCGGTCAGCGCGTGAATGACATCCCCCCGTCGCAGCGCGGCATCGCGATGGTTTTCCAGTCTTATGCGCTTTACCCGCATATGACCGTCTACGACAACATGGCCTTCGGCATGAAGATCGCAAAAGCTCCGAAGGAGGACATCGAACGGCGTGTCCGGGCAGCTGCGGAAATTCTCCAGCTCACACCATATCTCGACCGACTGCCCAAAGCGCTTTCGGGTGGCCAGCGCCAGCGCGTTGCAATTGGTCGCGCGATTGTGCGCAACCCCAGAGTGTTTCTGTTTGACGAACCGCTATCCAATCTCGACGCCGCTCTGCGGGTTGCCACCCGCATTGAGATCGCCAAGCTCAAAAGCTCCATGCCCGAAACCACAATGATCTATGTAACCCACGATCAGGTTGAAGCGATGACGCTGGCCGACAGGATCGTGGTGCTTTCGGCTGGCCGAATTGAACAGGTGGGTGCGCCGATCGAATTATACGAGAAACCGGCGAACCTGTTTGTCGCGCGCTTCATCGGCTCGCCGGCCATGAACATCCTGCCCGTCCGAATCGAGCAAGCGGGTGGGCAGACCGTTGTCAGCCTATCGGACCGACAGACCACGATCCCCATCCCCTCGCCGGAAGGCCTGACCGGCACCTCCGCCCATCTTGGCGTGCGGCCGGAAGACCTTCGCGTTTGTGAAGACGATGAGAGCCTCTTTGAAGGCGAGGTTCACTTCGTCGAGCGCCTTGGCGAAGTGACCAATGTTTACGTGAATGTGAAAGGTGTGGATGAAGCGATCATCGTGAAGTGCCCGGGGATTGGCCATCATGCCAGGGGAGACCGTCTGAAAATCGGTGCAAGCCCTGAAAAAATGCACCTTTTTGGAGAAAACGGACGTTCACTTTTGAGTATTTGA